A region from the Marinobacter sp. SS13-12 genome encodes:
- a CDS encoding type I restriction endonuclease subunit R — MPKFTEDKLEQAIIALLGEQGFPHTPGPSLSRSPDDVLIRDDLKTFLARRYANDNITAHEVDTIINRLDTLSASDLYASNKTVHKWVADGFLLKREDHSQKDLYIQLLDYSGLPELREPESGEVDTVIADDGEDYHTGGNIYRVVNQLEIEGLEKRIPDSILYINGLPLVVFEFKSATRENATIYDAWKQLTIRYARDIPELMKYNALCVISDGVNSRLGSLFAPYEYFYTWRKVTGDETIEQDGINALHTMIQGLFDHNRLREVIRHFIYFPDKSHREEKIVCRYPQFYAAGKLFKNILKHRRPKGDGKGGTYFGATGCGKSFTMLFLTRLLMKSVDFESPTIVLITDRTDLDDQLSGQFTNAKEYIGDQTVISVESRSHLRELLKGRTSGGVFLTTIHKFTEDTELLTDRSNVICISDEAHRSQVNLDQKIRVTESGVKRSFGFAKYLHDSLPNATYVGFTGTPIDATLDVFGKVVDSYTMTESVKDEITVPIVYEGRAAKVILDNEKLQEIEAYYEQCAEDGASEYQIEESKKASANMSVILGDPDRLRTLAKDFVHHYEQRVEEGATVKGKAMFVCSNRNIAYNLWQELIALRPQWNEVLVCEPGADLSDKDRKEIKPMERVKLIMTRGKDDPKTLWNLLGTQDDRKELDRQFKSSKSNFKIAIVVDMWLTGFDVPFLDTLYIDKPIQRHNLIQTISRVNRKFEGKRKGLVVDYIGIKKQMNLALAHYNKADQQNIEEIEQSIIVVKDHLDLLGKLFHKFDDRLYFQGSPVHQLNCLNRAAEYAQLTDKIEKRFMALVKRLKAAYDICSGSEGVTQIERDQIHFYLAVRSIVFKLTRGHAPDTAQMNARVREMMTEALNADGVEEIFKLGEDGAEARNIFDDDYLAKIEKIKLPNTKIKLLQQLLAKAIEDFKRVNKARGVDFSKQLQALVEKYNERKEADVLRGEVVEDFTDEIIDRYMGMIQSLKHEVGSFEELGIDLEVKAFYDILKDLATKYDFTYPEKKLLPLSEAVKAVVDDKVKYTDWNRREDIKAELKVDLILLLGKHGYPPIDRDEVYKEIFEQAENFKKYRPTAS, encoded by the coding sequence ATGCCCAAGTTCACCGAGGACAAACTGGAACAGGCGATCATCGCCCTGCTGGGTGAGCAGGGATTTCCTCACACCCCCGGCCCCTCCCTTTCCAGGTCGCCAGACGACGTTCTGATCCGGGATGATCTAAAGACGTTCCTGGCGCGGCGGTATGCCAATGACAACATTACCGCTCATGAAGTTGACACGATCATCAATCGACTGGACACCCTTTCCGCCTCCGATCTATACGCCTCCAACAAGACCGTCCACAAATGGGTAGCTGATGGTTTTCTTCTGAAACGAGAGGACCACTCCCAAAAGGACCTTTACATCCAACTGTTGGACTATTCCGGGCTTCCAGAGCTACGGGAGCCCGAATCGGGAGAAGTGGATACCGTCATCGCCGATGATGGAGAGGACTACCATACTGGCGGCAATATCTACCGGGTGGTCAATCAGTTGGAGATCGAGGGACTCGAAAAGCGGATTCCCGATTCGATTCTCTACATCAATGGCCTGCCGTTGGTGGTTTTCGAGTTCAAAAGCGCCACTCGTGAGAACGCCACCATTTACGATGCCTGGAAGCAACTCACCATTCGCTACGCTCGTGATATTCCAGAACTGATGAAGTACAACGCCCTGTGCGTGATTAGTGATGGTGTGAATTCCCGTTTGGGCTCACTGTTTGCGCCTTACGAATACTTTTATACCTGGCGCAAGGTCACCGGTGACGAGACCATCGAACAGGATGGCATCAACGCCCTGCACACGATGATTCAGGGGTTGTTCGACCACAACCGACTGCGGGAAGTCATCCGACATTTCATCTATTTCCCCGACAAGTCCCATCGGGAAGAGAAAATTGTTTGCCGATACCCACAGTTCTACGCCGCCGGCAAGCTGTTCAAAAACATTCTGAAACACCGAAGGCCCAAAGGCGACGGTAAAGGTGGCACCTACTTCGGGGCGACCGGCTGCGGCAAGAGTTTCACCATGCTGTTTCTCACCCGCCTGCTCATGAAAAGCGTGGATTTTGAAAGCCCCACGATTGTTTTGATTACGGACAGAACAGATCTTGACGACCAGCTCTCCGGCCAGTTCACCAATGCCAAGGAGTACATTGGCGACCAAACGGTAATCAGCGTGGAGAGCCGTAGTCATTTGCGTGAACTACTAAAGGGGCGAACCAGCGGCGGGGTCTTTTTAACCACCATCCACAAGTTCACCGAAGACACCGAACTCCTGACGGATCGCTCCAACGTGATCTGCATCTCTGATGAAGCACATCGAAGCCAGGTGAACCTGGACCAGAAAATCCGGGTTACTGAAAGCGGCGTGAAGCGCAGCTTCGGTTTTGCGAAATACCTACACGATTCACTGCCCAATGCCACGTATGTCGGTTTCACAGGTACCCCCATAGACGCCACCTTGGATGTTTTCGGTAAGGTGGTGGACAGCTACACCATGACAGAATCGGTGAAGGACGAGATTACTGTACCTATCGTTTACGAAGGCCGGGCCGCCAAGGTGATCCTGGACAACGAAAAGCTCCAGGAAATAGAGGCTTACTACGAGCAGTGCGCTGAGGACGGAGCCAGCGAGTACCAGATTGAGGAGAGCAAAAAAGCCAGCGCCAACATGAGCGTGATCCTGGGCGATCCGGATCGGCTACGTACGCTGGCAAAGGACTTTGTTCATCACTACGAACAGCGGGTAGAGGAAGGGGCTACCGTCAAAGGTAAAGCAATGTTCGTGTGCAGCAATCGTAATATAGCTTACAACTTATGGCAGGAACTGATCGCGCTTCGACCACAGTGGAACGAAGTTCTGGTCTGCGAACCCGGTGCCGATCTGTCAGACAAGGACCGGAAAGAAATCAAGCCCATGGAAAGGGTCAAATTGATCATGACCCGGGGCAAAGATGATCCCAAGACACTCTGGAACTTGCTAGGCACTCAGGACGATCGCAAGGAGCTGGACCGCCAGTTCAAAAGTTCAAAATCCAACTTCAAGATCGCTATTGTGGTGGATATGTGGCTCACCGGCTTTGATGTGCCTTTTCTGGACACCCTCTACATTGATAAACCCATTCAGCGCCATAACCTGATTCAGACCATCTCCCGGGTCAACCGAAAATTTGAAGGCAAGCGCAAAGGCCTGGTGGTGGACTACATCGGCATCAAGAAGCAGATGAACCTGGCACTGGCCCACTACAACAAAGCCGACCAGCAAAACATCGAGGAAATCGAGCAGTCGATCATTGTAGTCAAAGACCACCTGGATCTACTCGGCAAACTGTTTCACAAGTTTGATGACCGCCTTTATTTCCAGGGCAGCCCGGTACACCAGCTGAATTGTCTGAACCGGGCCGCCGAGTACGCCCAACTCACGGACAAGATCGAGAAACGGTTTATGGCGTTGGTAAAACGCCTGAAAGCGGCTTATGACATTTGCAGTGGTTCAGAGGGTGTGACCCAGATCGAGCGGGACCAGATTCACTTTTATCTGGCCGTTCGCTCCATCGTTTTCAAACTGACTCGCGGCCATGCCCCGGACACCGCCCAGATGAACGCTCGGGTGCGGGAGATGATGACGGAGGCCCTGAACGCCGACGGCGTGGAGGAAATTTTCAAGCTTGGCGAAGATGGTGCCGAAGCACGAAACATTTTCGACGATGACTATCTGGCCAAAATCGAGAAAATCAAACTTCCCAATACCAAGATCAAACTTCTCCAACAGCTTCTCGCCAAAGCGATCGAGGACTTCAAAAGGGTCAACAAAGCCCGTGGTGTAGACTTCTCGAAGCAGCTTCAGGCGCTGGTAGAAAAATACAATGAACGAAAGGAAGCGGATGTTCTGCGAGGCGAAGTAGTTGAAGATTTCACCGACGAGATTATCGACCGCTACATGGGAATGATCCAGTCACTGAAACATGAAGTTGGCTCCTTTGAGGAGCTGGGAATCGATCTGGAAGTCAAAGCCTTTTACGACATCCTGAAAGACCTGGCGACCAAGTATGACTTCACTTATCCCGAAAAGAAGCTCCTCCCGCTTTCCGAGGCAGTGAAAGCCGTGGTGGATGATAAGGTGAAGTATACCGACTGGAACCGACGCGAGGATATCAAGGCAGAACTGAAGGTGGACCTCATCCTGCTGTTGGGGAAGCATGGCTACCCACCCATTGACCGGGATGAGGTCTACAAAGAAATTTTCGAACAGGCAGAAAATTTCAAGAAGTACCGGCCCACCGCCTCATAA
- a CDS encoding AraC family transcriptional regulator, which translates to MSSQTRSGDWVKRGRKSASLDRLEAYFTGNGYTPHRHDTYAIGHTLSGVHNFRYRGSLRNSLPGGTIAIYPDELHDGEAGTDEGFRYRIMYVEPALLHEVLGGRPLPYIPGGLSQDPRLMAASRALLQDMDQPLDHLEEADSIYDLAQALAAAAGNPTKRKKLDVLAAQRAREFMHASLDAMITMDELEAVTGRDRWGLSRDFRSLFGTSPYRYLTMRRLDRARELMQCGSSLAEVAVMVGFSDQSHLTNHFTRAYGITPARWLRMLR; encoded by the coding sequence ATGTCATCACAAACCCGAAGCGGCGATTGGGTAAAACGCGGTAGGAAATCAGCCTCGCTGGATCGCCTCGAAGCCTATTTCACTGGCAATGGTTATACCCCCCATCGCCACGACACTTATGCCATCGGCCATACACTCTCCGGCGTTCACAATTTCCGTTATCGCGGAAGTCTGCGTAATAGTCTTCCGGGCGGAACGATTGCCATCTATCCCGACGAGTTGCACGACGGAGAGGCGGGTACGGATGAAGGCTTCCGATACAGAATAATGTACGTTGAACCGGCCTTGCTTCACGAGGTTCTGGGCGGCAGGCCATTACCTTATATCCCTGGTGGGCTTTCTCAGGACCCCCGTTTAATGGCCGCATCCAGAGCGCTTCTTCAGGATATGGATCAGCCCTTGGATCACCTGGAGGAGGCAGACTCAATATACGACCTGGCGCAAGCGTTGGCTGCAGCCGCCGGTAATCCAACGAAACGCAAGAAGCTGGACGTTCTCGCTGCTCAACGGGCTCGAGAGTTTATGCACGCCTCATTAGACGCAATGATCACAATGGATGAACTCGAGGCTGTTACTGGCCGAGATCGATGGGGGCTTTCCAGGGATTTCCGCAGCCTTTTTGGCACAAGTCCCTATCGCTACCTAACGATGCGCAGGCTCGATAGAGCCCGCGAACTGATGCAGTGTGGTTCATCGCTTGCAGAGGTTGCCGTGATGGTCGGCTTCAGTGATCAGAGTCATCTTACCAACCACTTCACACGGGCCTACGGTATAACCCCGGCCCGATGGCTCAGAATGCTTCGCTGA